A genomic stretch from Chitinophagaceae bacterium includes:
- a CDS encoding T9SS type A sorting domain-containing protein has product MIAVTTTDINGNYLFDGLAADNYTLYFSNYPSGYVATNKDLGGNDALDSDPNGTGKTDAVTLAAGQDKTDVDFGIRSTTTAVLGNSVWFDNDNDGVQDAGEPGIPGVTVILYNQGTGLPVASMITEANGAYLFMNIIPGTYFVEFSNIPSGTTFTQQNTAGDNGDNTNSDANPADGRTGNIVLTAGEVDLTIDAGVRRQTTASVGNNVWYDTNGNGVKDAGESPVGGITVSLVSGGVTIATAVTGDDGTYLFANVTPGTYTMQFGNLPSGAAYTTQNSGGAGNDNNSNPNGAGLTLTFTVAAGGSDISIDAGLIGTPLPAEGLILAAALSGSQVSLNWKTISENNTDRFAIERSTNGISFIKIGADISAAGSSAFEKQYNQKDDITAVQHNGTLYYRVKLYDQNGSYKYSNVTAVIVKTTGIKVWPNPFTELLQVNITAQNAGKVELRISDAAGRVVLTQQQKVSAGVNQLILPGLSRLTKGTYIVEVINLKDNSRTAYKLTKE; this is encoded by the coding sequence TTGATTGCAGTAACAACAACTGATATCAATGGTAATTACCTGTTTGATGGATTAGCTGCCGATAATTATACACTCTACTTCAGTAACTATCCTTCAGGATATGTTGCAACAAATAAAGACCTCGGCGGTAATGATGCATTGGATAGTGATCCGAATGGAACAGGTAAAACAGATGCAGTTACACTTGCAGCAGGACAGGATAAAACAGATGTTGATTTTGGAATCCGCAGTACAACCACTGCAGTACTTGGAAATTCTGTATGGTTTGATAATGATAATGATGGTGTACAGGATGCAGGCGAACCTGGTATTCCGGGGGTAACGGTTATTCTTTACAATCAGGGTACAGGGTTACCGGTTGCAAGTATGATTACTGAAGCAAATGGTGCGTACCTCTTTATGAATATTATACCGGGCACTTATTTTGTTGAGTTCAGTAATATTCCAAGCGGTACAACATTTACCCAGCAGAATACAGCAGGCGATAATGGAGATAATACAAACAGTGATGCAAACCCTGCTGATGGCAGAACAGGCAATATTGTATTAACTGCTGGTGAAGTTGATTTAACGATTGATGCAGGTGTACGCAGACAAACAACAGCATCAGTTGGTAACAACGTTTGGTACGATACAAATGGTAATGGTGTTAAAGATGCAGGTGAATCTCCTGTTGGCGGTATCACTGTTTCATTAGTGAGCGGTGGCGTTACAATCGCAACAGCTGTAACAGGTGATGACGGTACTTACCTGTTTGCAAATGTTACACCGGGAACTTATACCATGCAGTTTGGCAATCTGCCTTCCGGAGCTGCTTACACAACTCAAAACAGTGGTGGAGCAGGTAATGATAATAACAGTAACCCAAATGGTGCAGGGTTAACGCTGACGTTTACAGTTGCAGCCGGTGGTTCAGACATTTCAATTGATGCAGGTTTAATTGGAACTCCATTGCCGGCTGAAGGATTAATTCTTGCCGCAGCATTGAGTGGCAGCCAGGTTTCATTAAACTGGAAAACAATCAGTGAAAACAATACGGATCGTTTCGCAATTGAACGCAGTACAAATGGCATAAGCTTTATAAAAATTGGTGCAGATATTTCTGCTGCAGGCAGCAGTGCATTTGAAAAGCAATACAATCAAAAAGATGATATTACAGCAGTGCAGCATAACGGAACATTGTATTACCGTGTAAAACTGTACGATCAAAACGGCAGTTATAAATACAGTAATGTAACAGCAGTAATAGTAAAAACCACGGGCATTAAAGTTTGGCCAAATCCATTTACTGAACTTTTGCAGGTAAACATAACAGCACAAAATGCAGGAAAAGTTGAATTGCGGATCAGCGATGCAGCGGGACGAGTTGTACTCACACAACAGCAAAAAGTATCAGCAGGAGTAAACCAGTTGATTCTGCCGGGTCTTTCACGGTTAACCAAAGGAACCTATATTGTTGAAGTAATTAACCTGAAAGATAACAGCAGAACTGCATATAAACTCACAAAGGAATAA